TTAATGATATATTACTATTTAAATAAATACAAGCAGCTTACCATAACAAAAACAAAAGAGGGCAGTGCCCTCTATATTATATCATTATTCTGCTGTATATGGTAGTAGTGCAATCTGTCTTGCTCTTTTTATCGCAATTGTAAGCTGCCTTTGGTGTACTGCACAATTACCGGTAATCCTTCTTGGAAGAATTTTCCCTCTCTCTGTTATATATTTGCGAAGTTTCCCTATATCTTTATAATCTATATGCTTTACTTTGTCAGCGCAAAAACTGCAAACACGTTTTTTTGCTTTTCTGTTTTTTCTTCTTGCAGCTGAATTATCTCTTTCTTTACCATTATTAGACATTTTCTACCCTCCTTAAAATGGAAGATCATCCTCTGAGCCTACGGGAGTAAATCCTTCAAAATCATCATTTACTATATCTTCATTTATATCATGACTCGCCTTTTGAGTCTCTATATTCGGTGACACTACACCGCCATTTCGATTTGAATCAAGAAATTTAACTTCATCTGCCACCACTTCTGTTACCCAGTGACGAGTACCGTTTGTATCATCCCATGTACGAGTCTGTATACTCCCTACAACAGCTACTAATCTCCCTTTTTTTAAATTATTTGCACAAACTTCCGCAAGTTTTCTCCATGTAACGATGGGTATAAAATCAGCCGGTCTTTCACCACTTTGTGTGGTATAATTCCTGTTAACTGCAATTGTAAATGTTGAAACAGGAATCATGTTGTTTGAACTGTATTTAAGGACAGGATCCTTTGTTAAACGGCCTATTAAAATAACTTTATTTAACATATTAACCCACCTATCTTTGTTTATTTATCAAGATTAACTATCAGGTATCTTAAAATACCGTCTGTAATCTTATAATTTCTTTCTAACTCATGTGGAACATTTATATCTGCATTAAAATTCATTAAAACGTAATATCCTTCGTTTTTTTTCTTTATTTCATATGCAAGCTTTCTTTTGCCCCATTCGTCAACATTTGTTACTTCTCCACCATTTTCAGTAATTATACCTTTAAATTTTTGAATTAATGATTGTTTTAATTCATCATTTATTTCTGGTGAGAGAATAAATATGGTTTCATACGATCTCATCTTTTCACCTCCTTCTGGACTTACGGCCCATCATGGGCAAGGCGGCAATCCATAAACGTATTTTATCATTGTTTATACTATTTTTCAATACTTTTTATTATTTTTTTAATTCCTTTTTCAAATCGCTGACGGGATATTAACACCATCCTGCCGCATTTTAAGCATTTTATCCTTATATCCATTCCTACTCTTAATATTTCCCATTCATCACCGCCACAAGGATGCATCTTTTTCATTTTTACTATATCACCTACATTAAACTCTTTATGCACTGCTACCACCTCATTTAATACCATCTTTTATCGTTACATCCAGATGTGGATACGGAAATTCTACATTTTTTTCATCAAATACCTGCTTTATCCTGTATCTTAATTCCCTTTCTACTGCCCATTGTTGCATAGGCTTTGTATTTGCAACAATAGTTACTCCTATAGAAGAATCTTTAAAATCTGTGATGCCCAGCACAGTAGGTCCTTCTAATATATCGTCTCTTGATTTTTTAACATCGTCACATATCTCATTTAATATTTTTATTACACTATCAACATCTGCTTCATAGGAAATACCTATATTTACAAGTGCTCTCATTCCCCCTCTTGTATGATTTGTAACAATTTTAATCTCTCCGTTAGGTATAATATGAAGCTCGCCAGAAAAATCCCTTGTTTTAGTTATACGAAGCCCTATTTCCTCTACTGTACCTGAAAAATTGTTTATTGTTATATAATCACCAACACTAAACTGGTCCTCAAATATTATAAAAAATCCTGTTAAAATATCTCTGACAAGACTTTGTGCTCCAAATCCGATAGCAAGACTTCCAATACCTGCAACAGCAATTATCGAACTCATATCGGTACCAAAAATTTTCAATATGGTAGCACCTGCAATAAAATATATAACATATCTTAAAACATTTTTTGTTAGTGATGAAAGGGTCTTCATTTTTTTTTCTGGAAATTGTATCTTTGACCTCTCCTGCATAATATAAAATCTATCAATTAAAAAATATCCTATTTTTTTTGAAATAAAAGCGATAATAATTACCTTTAAAATATCAAAGCAGACCTTAAATATCTTAATATCATAAAGGCTTATTATCTTGCCGTAAAAATCTAAAATCTGATTCATATAGTTTATATGCTCCTTAAATTTTTATCGTTCTTATCTGTGTTATCTTTTCAGCTATTGTATACATATTTGATATGGATCCTATTTCAAGTTTCTCCTTTAATCCGTAGTAATCAAGGCATGTTCCACAGGATATTATTTCTACTCCCATATGATTAAGCTCTTTAAGGTCATCAATCACTTCCGAACCGCATGTTGTAAGGAATATTCCACTGTTTACGAAAATTATTGACTCAGGAAGCCTTGATTGTTCCTTCAATGATATTATAAAACTTTTCATTAAGAGTTTACCCAGTTTTTCATCCCCTTCTCCAAATCTATCTGACATTATGGCTATATTATAACTGTCTTTCTTTTGCTGAAGATTTTGCTTATTTTTATAAATATTTATATGATATTCCTTTCCTTCTTCTTTGACTGAAACATCACAACCTGAACTTTTTGCAAATTTTACCACATTTTCTTTTGATACTTCATTATCAACTATAACATTTAATGTACCTTCTAATATTTGTTCAAGTGCCTTTTTTGTCATTATAACAGGTATTGGACAGGTTTTTCCTCTTGCATCAACTGTATTATCCATTTTATTTCCTCCTCATATAATTAATTTTATTATATTCCCGCTATTAAGAAAAATTTTTGCAAATTGTGAATTATTAATATATACCCAGTAATCTGTTGGCAAAATTCCATTAAAAAATTTAAAAAAGCTAAAAACAACAAAAAGTAGTATAAAACCTTCAACAAATCCTAAAATTCCTCCGCTGATTTTATTAACTGTTTTAATTAATGTATAATTCAGGGAATGATTTATTAAAATTGCAAAACTTCTTAATAAAATCAATGAAAATATAAAAGTAAAAACTATACTTATCAGGTTTATTAATGGTGCAATTGTTGATACTTTAAAAAGCATCAAACTAAATGACCCTGATATCTTGGTTATCATATTTAACAATATTTTATTCCCCATTATATAGTTTGATATATAAGGGTAATAGTTTACTGTTATATACCATGATAAAAGGATGCTTACCATTCCATACAAGGTAAGGATAAACCCTTTGGAATATCCCATAAATACAAAATATATAATTATACCGATAATTATATAATCAACAATATTCATTATATCACCAATATTTCTTTTTATTATTATAATACACATTAATAAATCTTTTTTCAACCGTTCTTAATGTTTATTTTATGTATTAAAATAATAATAATTGTTAAAAATATATATTATTAAAATGCCACGTAAGATAAAAAGGAGCAAAATTTATGGATTTTATAAATATTGAAGATAAAACATGCTACTATAATTTTTATAAATCTTTTTCAAAACATTTTAATGAATTATATGATTATTCTTCTGATGTCATAATCATTTGTATAGGTACAGATAGGTCAACCGGTGACAGTTTAGGACCTATAATCGGTTATAAATTAAAACCACTTTTATCATCTAAAATTAATTTATACGGGACACTAAGTGAACCTGTACATGCAAAAAACATAAATAAAATTTTAAATATAATTTATAAAGAATATAAACATCCTTTTATAATAGCAATCGATGCATGCCTCGGCTCACTCAAACATGTCGGTCATATATCTATTGGTAAGGGAGGAATAAAACCCGGTGCCGGCGTATCAAAGGACCTTCCGGTTGTTGGAAATATGTTTGTGACAGGCATAGTTAATATATCTGGCTTTATGGAATTCATGCTTCTTCAAAATACAAGACTTAATACTGTAATGAAAATGGCAGATATTATTACAAATGGTATGTGTAAAGCCTTGGATAATATAAAATTCAGTTTTAAAGAAAGAGCTTTTGATTAAGCTCTTTCTAACTTTATTTCCTGTACTTTGTTTGAAAAAACTTTATTTTTTACAAAATCATTTATTGTATCAATAATCGGTTTATATTTCTCGTAAAATACTATTATTAAATCACCGGGCTGTGCTTTATACATTGCTGTCTTAAATGCCTCTGTTTCCTTTAAAATAATCTTTATATCCTCTTTTAATAAGCCACCTTTTAACACCCCGATTTCAAGAAGTTTAGCTATTTCACCTGATTTTCTACCTCTTAAATTAATATCCTCTTTTATAAATACTTTGTCAAAACCATTTCCGCAAATTTCACCGATTTTTAGTATACTTGAATCACTTCTGTCTCCCGGCACTCCAATAACACCAATTAATCTATTTGGATTAAGCTTTTGTGCTGATTCTATTACCTTCTTTATTCCAGCTATGTTATGCCCATAATCCACAAGCACTCTAAAATTTCCAACATTAAATATGTTAAATCTTCCGGGGTTATAGTTCTCATCACAATAAAATATTTTTATACCCTTAGAAATAATGTTTACTGGTACATTTATACCAAAAGATGATGCAATAGCTGCAAGAGCGTTTTCAATATTATATTCGACCTTTCCATTTAATGTTGCAGGTATTTCATCTATTTTAACAACCGGTATTATCTGACCATTTGCTATTACTATCGTATCATTTTTAACATATACAGATATACCTCCATTTTCAACATGTTTTTTTATTGTAAGATTGTTTTCATGTCTTGAAAAATATATGATCCTTCCCCTTGCCCTTTCATTAAAATACGATGTCATAGGGTCATCTGCGTTTAATACGCAATAACCATCTTTTTTTACCGCTTCAATGACAAGTGCTTTTACAAAGGCTAAGTCTTCTACAGTTTCTATACCATCAATACCCATATGATCTTCGGATATATTTGTAATAACACCTACATCTGCAAGGTCATAGCCAAGTCCTTCTCTAATAATTCCTCCTCTGGCAGTTTCTAATACTGCTGCATCAATATTTTTATCTGAAAGACATGTTTTAGCACTTTTAGGTCCCGAACTATCGCCTTTATAAATACAAACATCATCTACATAAATTCCATCTGTGCATGTTATTCCAACTGTATATCCAAAAGTTTTTAAAATTTGTGCTATCATCCTTACCGTGGTTGTCTTGCCATTTGTTCCTGTAACTGAAACTATAGGAATAGTCGATTTACTTCCCTTAGGAAAAAGCATATCAATAACCGCTGCTGCTACATTTCTTGATTTACCTTTTGTTGGATAATGATGCATCCTTATACCTGGAGCAGCGTTTATTTCAATAATAGCTCCATTTTTATCTGTCAAGGGTTTTGATATATTATCCATTGTTATATCAATTCCTGCTATATCAAGTCCTATAACCTTTGCAGCCCTTACAGCTAATTTTATATTTTCAGGATGAATTTCTTCTGTTTTATCTATAGCAGTACCACCGGTACTCAAATTCGCACTTTCTTTAAGATAGATATAAGAATTTTTTGGAGGTATATCATAAAGTTCAAATCCTTGTTTCTTTAAAAGCAGTTTAGATATTGTATCAATTTTTATTTCTGTCAAAGGTTTTTCATGTCCTAAACCCCTTAAAGGATTTCTATTTTCAATTTCTATTAATTCTTTAACAGTGTGTATTCCATCTGATATAATTCTTGCAGGAATCCTTTCAGCAGCAGCAACAACCCTATCACCAACTACT
This is a stretch of genomic DNA from Aceticella autotrophica. It encodes these proteins:
- the rpsR gene encoding 30S ribosomal protein S18, whose protein sequence is MSNNGKERDNSAARRKNRKAKKRVCSFCADKVKHIDYKDIGKLRKYITERGKILPRRITGNCAVHQRQLTIAIKRARQIALLPYTAE
- a CDS encoding single-stranded DNA-binding protein, whose product is MLNKVILIGRLTKDPVLKYSSNNMIPVSTFTIAVNRNYTTQSGERPADFIPIVTWRKLAEVCANNLKKGRLVAVVGSIQTRTWDDTNGTRHWVTEVVADEVKFLDSNRNGGVVSPNIETQKASHDINEDIVNDDFEGFTPVGSEDDLPF
- the rpsF gene encoding 30S ribosomal protein S6, translated to MRSYETIFILSPEINDELKQSLIQKFKGIITENGGEVTNVDEWGKRKLAYEIKKKNEGYYVLMNFNADINVPHELERNYKITDGILRYLIVNLDK
- a CDS encoding DUF951 domain-containing protein → MHKEFNVGDIVKMKKMHPCGGDEWEILRVGMDIRIKCLKCGRMVLISRQRFEKGIKKIIKSIEK
- a CDS encoding mechanosensitive ion channel family protein, which codes for MNQILDFYGKIISLYDIKIFKVCFDILKVIIIAFISKKIGYFLIDRFYIMQERSKIQFPEKKMKTLSSLTKNVLRYVIYFIAGATILKIFGTDMSSIIAVAGIGSLAIGFGAQSLVRDILTGFFIIFEDQFSVGDYITINNFSGTVEEIGLRITKTRDFSGELHIIPNGEIKIVTNHTRGGMRALVNIGISYEADVDSVIKILNEICDDVKKSRDDILEGPTVLGITDFKDSSIGVTIVANTKPMQQWAVERELRYRIKQVFDEKNVEFPYPHLDVTIKDGIK
- the yedF gene encoding sulfurtransferase-like selenium metabolism protein YedF, which gives rise to MDNTVDARGKTCPIPVIMTKKALEQILEGTLNVIVDNEVSKENVVKFAKSSGCDVSVKEEGKEYHINIYKNKQNLQQKKDSYNIAIMSDRFGEGDEKLGKLLMKSFIISLKEQSRLPESIIFVNSGIFLTTCGSEVIDDLKELNHMGVEIISCGTCLDYYGLKEKLEIGSISNMYTIAEKITQIRTIKI
- a CDS encoding CvpA family protein, which translates into the protein MCIIIIKRNIGDIMNIVDYIIIGIIIYFVFMGYSKGFILTLYGMVSILLSWYITVNYYPYISNYIMGNKILLNMITKISGSFSLMLFKVSTIAPLINLISIVFTFIFSLILLRSFAILINHSLNYTLIKTVNKISGGILGFVEGFILLFVVFSFFKFFNGILPTDYWVYINNSQFAKIFLNSGNIIKLII
- the yyaC gene encoding spore protease YyaC; this encodes MDFINIEDKTCYYNFYKSFSKHFNELYDYSSDVIIICIGTDRSTGDSLGPIIGYKLKPLLSSKINLYGTLSEPVHAKNINKILNIIYKEYKHPFIIAIDACLGSLKHVGHISIGKGGIKPGAGVSKDLPVVGNMFVTGIVNISGFMEFMLLQNTRLNTVMKMADIITNGMCKALDNIKFSFKERAFD
- the cphA gene encoding cyanophycin synthetase; its protein translation is MIIKDIRVYRGRNIYCHRPVIKLTVDIEGQNLPTKDIPGFNDRLIELLPGLAKHNCSYGYEGGFLKRLKEGTYIPHVTEHIILELEYLLGYNSKFGKARMVEGDIYNIIFEYGLEECALRLSKLAVEIVNKLINKENINLEKKLEEIRKVVVEIELGPSTMAIKKAAEYAGIPVERVGNGSILRLGYGRYQKMVEGTISQNTNCIAVDIACDKLLTKQILKEYGFAVPEGSIAYNEDDAISIAEEIGYPVAIKPYNGNQGRGVFLNLTNKENVLVAYRNAKNISDLVIVEKYIKGRNYRVLVVGDRVVAAAERIPARIISDGIHTVKELIEIENRNPLRGLGHEKPLTEIKIDTISKLLLKKQGFELYDIPPKNSYIYLKESANLSTGGTAIDKTEEIHPENIKLAVRAAKVIGLDIAGIDITMDNISKPLTDKNGAIIEINAAPGIRMHHYPTKGKSRNVAAAVIDMLFPKGSKSTIPIVSVTGTNGKTTTVRMIAQILKTFGYTVGITCTDGIYVDDVCIYKGDSSGPKSAKTCLSDKNIDAAVLETARGGIIREGLGYDLADVGVITNISEDHMGIDGIETVEDLAFVKALVIEAVKKDGYCVLNADDPMTSYFNERARGRIIYFSRHENNLTIKKHVENGGISVYVKNDTIVIANGQIIPVVKIDEIPATLNGKVEYNIENALAAIASSFGINVPVNIISKGIKIFYCDENYNPGRFNIFNVGNFRVLVDYGHNIAGIKKVIESAQKLNPNRLIGVIGVPGDRSDSSILKIGEICGNGFDKVFIKEDINLRGRKSGEIAKLLEIGVLKGGLLKEDIKIILKETEAFKTAMYKAQPGDLIIVFYEKYKPIIDTINDFVKNKVFSNKVQEIKLERA